Proteins from one Loktanella sp. M215 genomic window:
- a CDS encoding DUF1194 domain-containing protein, producing the protein MIRLCLILCLAAPPARAACRQALALGLDISGSVDAAEYRQQRDGLAQALGSDQVRAALLQQPDAPVRLTIYEWSGPAAQTVILPWTAITDAAALEAARTRIRTAPRTAQDQTTALGSALLAGFTMLEAQPDCWTRTLDLSGDGIANTGPRPQDIPASRTPRGVTVNGLTIGTAPQPGGTTGDSDALAAYFRAFVIRGPSAFVETAAGFDDYATAMERKLMRELQSLALSDATPPRRQ; encoded by the coding sequence ATGATTCGCTTGTGCCTGATCCTGTGTCTGGCGGCCCCTCCGGCACGGGCGGCCTGCCGTCAGGCGCTGGCGCTGGGGCTCGATATCTCCGGCTCTGTCGATGCCGCAGAGTACCGGCAGCAGCGCGACGGGCTGGCGCAGGCGCTGGGGTCGGACCAGGTTCGCGCGGCGCTGCTGCAGCAACCGGATGCCCCCGTGCGCCTGACCATCTATGAATGGAGCGGGCCTGCCGCCCAGACGGTCATCCTGCCGTGGACAGCGATCACCGATGCCGCAGCGCTGGAGGCCGCACGCACCCGCATCCGCACCGCCCCGCGCACCGCGCAGGACCAGACAACGGCGCTGGGATCCGCCCTGCTGGCGGGCTTCACCATGCTGGAGGCGCAGCCGGATTGCTGGACCCGCACACTGGACCTGTCCGGCGACGGCATCGCCAACACCGGCCCGCGCCCGCAGGACATCCCCGCCAGCCGCACGCCACGGGGCGTCACGGTGAACGGGCTGACCATCGGTACAGCACCGCAACCGGGCGGCACGACCGGCGACAGCGACGCGCTTGCCGCCTATTTCAGGGCCTTCGTCATCCGGGGGCCATCGGCTTTCGTCGAAACTGCCGCAGGCTTTGACGACTACGCCACCGCGATGGAACGCAAGTTGATGCGAGAGCTGCAAAGTCTGGCCCTGTCGGATGCCACCCCGCCGCGCCGTCAGTAG
- a CDS encoding MarR family winged helix-turn-helix transcriptional regulator encodes MTLHANLKPTVDVAPASAANTAFMATYLDTLLLVERLHRLLLDVIKDEFERVGVLEINPVQALLLFNVGNNEVTAGELKSRGYYQGSNVSYNLKKLVDNGYMHHERSEIDRRSVRVRLTQKGRDIRKIVSDLFATHAEGLLSRGVVDQQGIEDITGSLRRVERYWTEQIRYIY; translated from the coding sequence ATGACCTTGCACGCCAACCTGAAACCCACCGTCGATGTGGCTCCCGCATCGGCCGCGAACACGGCCTTCATGGCCACCTATCTGGACACGCTGCTGCTGGTCGAACGGCTGCACCGCCTGCTGCTGGACGTCATCAAGGATGAATTCGAACGGGTCGGGGTGCTGGAAATCAACCCGGTGCAAGCCCTGCTGCTGTTCAACGTCGGCAACAACGAGGTGACGGCGGGCGAGCTGAAATCGCGCGGCTACTACCAGGGCAGCAACGTCAGCTACAACCTCAAGAAGCTCGTCGACAACGGCTACATGCACCATGAACGGTCGGAAATCGACCGCCGGTCGGTGCGGGTGCGCCTGACGCAAAAGGGGCGCGACATCCGAAAAATCGTGTCGGACCTGTTCGCGACCCATGCCGAAGGGTTGCTGTCGCGCGGTGTCGTGGACCAGCAGGGGATCGAGGATATCACCGGATCCCTGCGCCGGGTCGAGCGCTACTGGACGGAACAGATCCGCTATATCTACTGA
- a CDS encoding succinate dehydrogenase assembly factor 2 produces the protein METVEIARKRLVMRSMRRGIKEMDLILSDFARRRLDDYDAAALATYEALLEESDLDIYHWVSGQSAAPDRFAPLVADIAAGATGLTRPHAT, from the coding sequence ATGGAAACGGTCGAAATTGCGCGCAAGCGTCTGGTGATGCGGTCGATGCGCCGCGGGATCAAGGAAATGGACCTGATCCTGTCGGATTTCGCCCGCCGCCGGTTGGACGACTACGACGCCGCCGCCCTCGCCACCTACGAGGCGCTGCTGGAAGAAAGCGATCTGGACATCTATCACTGGGTCAGCGGGCAAAGTGCGGCGCCGGATCGGTTTGCCCCCTTGGTCGCGGATATTGCTGCCGGTGCGACGGGTCTGACACGACCGCACGCAACTTAA
- a CDS encoding helix-turn-helix domain-containing protein: MPDSDWYSDDAATFGDRLTAAREAAGLTTEDLATRLGVKITTLEAWEHDVKEPRANRLQMLAGMLGVSLTWLLTGQGDGLAPPSEDPATDADARALLADLRDLRLSISASADRLARLEKRLREKLKDA; the protein is encoded by the coding sequence ATGCCCGATTCCGACTGGTACAGCGACGATGCCGCCACCTTTGGCGACCGTCTGACGGCAGCGCGCGAAGCCGCAGGCCTGACGACAGAGGACCTGGCCACGCGCCTTGGTGTCAAGATCACCACGCTGGAGGCCTGGGAGCACGATGTGAAGGAGCCGCGCGCCAACCGTCTGCAGATGCTGGCTGGCATGCTGGGCGTCAGCCTGACGTGGCTGCTGACCGGGCAGGGCGACGGGCTAGCGCCCCCGTCGGAGGATCCGGCCACGGACGCCGATGCCCGCGCGCTGTTGGCGGACCTGCGCGACCTGCGCCTGTCCATCTCTGCCAGCGCCGACCGGTTGGCCCGCCTTGAAAAACGCCTGCGTGAAAAGTTGAAGGACGCCTGA
- a CDS encoding pyridoxal phosphate-dependent aminotransferase has product MTFLSATLDRVKPSPTIAVTTRAAELKAQGRDIIGLGAGEPDFDTPDNIKAAAVQAIHEGKTKYTAVDGIPELKQAICAKFKRDNNLDYIPAQVSVGTGGKQVLYNAFMATLNPGDEVIIPAPYWVSYPDMVLLGGGTPVFIEGALERGYKITADQLEAAITPQTKWFLFNSPSNPTGAGYSWDELRALTDVLLKHPHVWVMTDDMYEHLAYGTFTFCTPAEVEPKLYDRTLTVNGVSKAYAMTGWRIGYAAGPEPLIKAMRKVQSQSTSNPCTISQWAAVEALNGTQAFLKPNNAMFVRRRDLVVDALNDCPGIQCPRPEGAFYVYPSIKDCIGKTSAGGAAITDDEAFASALLNETGVAVVFGAAFGLSPHFRISYATSDTALAEACARIKTFCEGLR; this is encoded by the coding sequence ATGACCTTCCTCTCTGCGACCCTTGACCGCGTCAAACCGTCCCCCACCATCGCCGTCACCACCCGCGCTGCGGAACTGAAGGCGCAGGGCCGCGACATCATCGGCCTCGGCGCCGGAGAGCCGGATTTCGACACACCCGACAACATCAAGGCGGCGGCCGTGCAGGCGATCCACGAGGGCAAGACGAAATACACCGCCGTCGACGGCATTCCCGAGCTGAAGCAGGCGATCTGCGCCAAGTTCAAGCGCGACAACAACCTCGACTACATCCCCGCGCAGGTCAGCGTCGGCACGGGGGGCAAGCAGGTCCTGTACAACGCCTTCATGGCGACCCTGAACCCCGGCGACGAGGTCATCATCCCCGCCCCCTACTGGGTCAGCTATCCCGACATGGTCCTGCTGGGCGGTGGCACGCCCGTCTTCATCGAAGGCGCGCTGGAGCGTGGCTACAAGATCACCGCCGACCAGCTGGAGGCCGCGATCACGCCGCAGACCAAGTGGTTCCTGTTCAACTCTCCGTCGAACCCCACCGGCGCGGGTTACAGCTGGGACGAGTTGCGCGCCCTGACCGACGTGCTGCTGAAGCATCCCCACGTCTGGGTGATGACAGATGACATGTACGAACATCTGGCCTACGGCACGTTCACCTTTTGCACGCCCGCAGAGGTCGAACCGAAGCTTTACGACCGGACCCTGACCGTGAACGGCGTCAGCAAGGCCTATGCCATGACCGGCTGGCGGATCGGCTATGCCGCGGGGCCGGAACCCCTGATCAAGGCGATGCGCAAGGTGCAGTCGCAGTCCACGTCGAACCCCTGCACGATCAGCCAGTGGGCCGCGGTCGAGGCCCTGAACGGCACGCAAGCGTTCCTGAAGCCCAACAACGCCATGTTCGTCCGCCGCCGCGATCTGGTCGTCGATGCGCTGAACGATTGCCCCGGCATCCAGTGCCCCCGGCCGGAAGGCGCGTTCTACGTCTACCCCTCAATCAAGGATTGCATCGGCAAGACCAGCGCAGGCGGTGCCGCAATCACGGACGACGAGGCCTTTGCGTCGGCCCTGCTGAATGAGACCGGCGTCGCCGTGGTCTTTGGCGCGGCCTTCGGCCTCAGCCCGCACTTCCGCATCAGCTATGCGACGTCCGATACGGCGCTGGCCGAGGCCTGCGCGCGGATCAAGACCTTCTGCGAGGGTCTGCGATAG
- a CDS encoding DedA family protein yields the protein MFDFITNLIDTMGALGVGIVMFLENVFPPIPSELVMPLAGFSAAQGRLSLVAIFVMGTLGSVLGAWLWYEVGRRLGRERLQRFIGTYGVWLTLSQEDVRRSIEWFNRHDKSATFFGRMIPGVRTLISVPAGLAEMEMWRFLVYTTAGSALWNVALIASGYILESQYERVQTYLNPVTNVILGAILVAYIYRVVRQLLRRRHA from the coding sequence ATGTTCGATTTCATTACCAACCTGATCGACACGATGGGCGCGCTGGGCGTGGGCATCGTCATGTTTCTGGAAAACGTCTTTCCGCCGATCCCGTCGGAACTGGTGATGCCGCTGGCAGGCTTCAGCGCCGCTCAGGGGCGCCTGTCGCTGGTTGCGATCTTCGTGATGGGCACGCTTGGCTCGGTGCTCGGCGCGTGGCTGTGGTACGAGGTCGGGCGCAGGCTGGGGCGCGAGCGGCTGCAACGGTTCATCGGGACATACGGCGTCTGGCTGACCCTCAGCCAGGAGGACGTGCGCCGGTCAATCGAATGGTTCAACCGCCACGACAAGAGTGCCACGTTCTTTGGCCGCATGATTCCCGGCGTGCGGACCCTGATCTCGGTCCCCGCCGGTCTGGCCGAGATGGAGATGTGGCGCTTTCTGGTCTACACGACAGCGGGCAGCGCGCTGTGGAACGTGGCCCTGATCGCGTCCGGCTATATCCTTGAATCGCAGTACGAGCGGGTACAAACATACCTGAACCCCGTGACCAACGTCATTCTGGGTGCCATTCTTGTCGCCTATATCTACCGGGTGGTGCGTCAGCTTTTGCGGCGGCGTCACGCCTAG
- a CDS encoding MATE family efflux transporter, protein MTQPAQTYAQHFRAVLTLGVPLMLSNLAQFAIHITDTLMLGWYNVTALAAATLATSLYFVIFIVGAGFAQAVTPVVASAAETGDIKTARRATRMAVWLSIFYGALVATPFFVAEPILLAIGQTPAVAAAGADYLWIIVLGIIPALIVMVLKAFLVALELTAMILWSTVVAAILNIALNYVLIFGNFGAPELGIQGAAIASVTMQVATVVVLVIYILRRLPQYQLLRNPFRPDPQVMARVFRLGLPIGVTSLAEGGLFTASAIMMGWIGEIPLAAHGIALQLASLTFMVHIALSQSATVRAGRAVGRRDAVGLRRGGIAATAMSGCFVAVTIFVFLVFPGPLIGVFIDTTSPVRGEILTLGTQLLALAALFQLVDAAQVMALGLLRGVQDTAVPMVIAAISYWVIAIPASYLLAFTFGYGPQGLWLGLVIGLTFAAAALTLRFWTGAQRHFVPQGTAA, encoded by the coding sequence ATGACACAGCCCGCACAGACCTACGCCCAGCATTTCAGGGCCGTCCTGACACTGGGCGTGCCGCTGATGCTGTCGAACCTCGCGCAGTTCGCCATCCACATCACCGATACGCTGATGCTGGGCTGGTACAACGTGACGGCGCTGGCGGCGGCGACGCTGGCGACAAGCCTCTACTTCGTGATCTTCATCGTCGGCGCGGGCTTTGCCCAGGCCGTGACGCCCGTCGTGGCCTCTGCGGCAGAGACCGGCGACATCAAGACCGCGCGCCGCGCGACCCGCATGGCGGTCTGGCTGTCGATCTTCTACGGCGCGCTCGTCGCCACACCGTTCTTTGTTGCAGAGCCGATCCTGCTGGCGATCGGGCAGACACCGGCGGTGGCGGCGGCGGGTGCGGATTACCTGTGGATCATCGTGCTGGGGATCATCCCGGCGCTGATCGTCATGGTGCTGAAAGCCTTCCTCGTGGCTCTCGAGCTGACCGCGATGATCCTGTGGTCGACCGTCGTGGCCGCCATCCTGAACATCGCGCTGAACTACGTCCTGATCTTCGGCAACTTCGGCGCGCCGGAACTTGGCATTCAGGGCGCGGCCATCGCGTCGGTCACGATGCAGGTCGCCACCGTCGTCGTGCTGGTGATCTACATCCTGCGCCGCCTGCCGCAGTACCAGCTGCTGCGCAATCCGTTCCGCCCGGACCCGCAGGTCATGGCCCGCGTGTTCCGCCTTGGCCTGCCGATCGGTGTGACCTCGCTGGCCGAAGGCGGGCTGTTCACCGCCTCCGCCATCATGATGGGCTGGATCGGAGAGATCCCGCTCGCCGCCCACGGCATCGCCCTCCAGCTGGCCAGTCTGACCTTCATGGTGCACATCGCGCTCAGCCAGTCCGCCACGGTGCGGGCCGGGCGGGCCGTGGGCCGGCGCGATGCTGTCGGTCTGCGGCGCGGCGGGATCGCGGCCACGGCGATGTCGGGCTGCTTCGTGGCGGTCACGATCTTTGTCTTCCTCGTCTTCCCCGGCCCCCTGATTGGCGTCTTCATCGACACGACCTCTCCGGTCCGCGGAGAGATCCTGACGCTCGGCACGCAACTGCTGGCACTGGCCGCGCTGTTCCAGCTGGTCGATGCGGCACAGGTCATGGCGTTGGGTCTTTTGCGGGGGGTGCAGGACACCGCCGTGCCGATGGTGATCGCTGCGATCAGCTATTGGGTGATCGCGATCCCGGCGAGCTATCTGCTCGCCTTCACCTTTGGCTACGGGCCGCAGGGGCTGTGGCTGGGCCTTGTGATCGGTCTGACGTTTGCCGCCGCGGCGCTGACGTTGCGGTTCTGGACCGGCGCGCAAAGACATTTCGTGCCGCAAGGAACCGCCGCCTGA